A genomic window from Brevibacillus agri includes:
- a CDS encoding nucleoside hydrolase: protein MKKVILDVDTGIDDALAISYAIHSPALEVCGITTTFGNITVEEATRNTLQMLELLGAADIPVYQGAARPIVRELTGKARLFHGENGLGNVVLPPPVTAAQPESATQFLISTIKANPGQITLITVGSMTNLARAIMAAPEIVTLIEQVVAMGGAVTVPGNRTPVAEANICADPEAAAFVMQSGIPLTLVGLDVTMQTLLTREHLREWRARDTPVSRVFADMCELYMDAYATVGNVRGCGLHDPLAVGVVIDPTFVKAVPMHVEVDTSGGASDARTIGDRRARPAQAANVQVCLKVDHERFVQHFLRHVMGN from the coding sequence GTGAAAAAAGTCATTTTGGACGTGGATACGGGCATTGACGACGCGTTGGCGATCTCCTACGCTATTCACTCCCCGGCCCTGGAGGTATGCGGGATCACGACGACGTTTGGCAATATTACCGTCGAGGAAGCGACGAGAAATACGCTGCAAATGCTGGAGCTGCTGGGCGCAGCCGACATCCCTGTTTACCAGGGAGCGGCCCGTCCGATCGTCCGCGAGCTGACGGGCAAGGCACGGCTGTTCCACGGCGAAAACGGTCTGGGCAATGTCGTCCTGCCGCCGCCCGTGACAGCCGCACAGCCAGAGAGCGCCACGCAGTTTCTCATCTCCACAATCAAGGCGAACCCTGGCCAAATTACGCTCATCACGGTCGGAAGCATGACCAATCTCGCCCGGGCGATCATGGCGGCGCCGGAAATCGTCACGCTCATCGAGCAGGTTGTCGCGATGGGCGGAGCGGTCACCGTGCCGGGCAATCGCACGCCAGTGGCGGAAGCCAACATCTGCGCCGATCCGGAAGCGGCCGCTTTCGTCATGCAGTCAGGTATCCCGCTGACACTGGTGGGGCTTGACGTGACGATGCAGACGCTGCTTACGCGCGAGCACCTGCGGGAATGGAGAGCGCGTGACACGCCTGTAAGCCGGGTGTTTGCCGATATGTGCGAGCTGTACATGGACGCTTACGCGACGGTAGGCAATGTGCGCGGCTGCGGCCTGCACGATCCGCTGGCGGTCGGCGTCGTGATTGACCCGACGTTTGTGAAGGCCGTCCCGATGCACGTCGAAGTCGACACTTCCGGGGGCGCAAGCGACGCGCGCACGATTGGCGACAGGCGGGCTCGTCCTGCCCAGGCTGCGAATGTACAAGTTTGCCTGAAGGTCGACCACGAGCGTTTTGTGCAGCATTTTTTGCGGCATGTCATGGGAAATTAA
- a CDS encoding ABC transporter permease yields the protein MSLIECVRISFRSIRANGLRSVLTMLGIIIGVAAVIAMVAIGEGTSSSVASQINGLGSNLLIVSPGQATQGRVSLGAGSLNTLTLADAEAIAEKESVAGVAPSVNGRAQIVWGSNNYSSMLEGTTADFLRVRNAEVAQGRFFTNFEVTRQFNVAVVGTEVVSNLFKDTTTNPVGQTVQINRVPFTIIGVLKSQGSSGMTNNDDRILIPITTAMSRLTGGKNVSTIYVSAASSDTMDAAQQDIRQTLRAQHNLRPQAADDFRITSQSDILSTAQEVSSSMTALLSGIAAISLIVGGIGVMNIMLVSVTERTREIGIRKAIGAKRRDILRQFLIEAVTLSLIGGILGIAIGVGAALLISKLGSLATSISLTPILYAFLTSSLVGVIFGVYPARKAAQLKPIDALRYE from the coding sequence ATGAGCTTGATCGAGTGTGTACGCATTTCGTTTCGCAGCATCCGGGCAAACGGCTTGCGCTCCGTGCTCACGATGCTGGGGATTATCATCGGGGTCGCGGCCGTCATTGCGATGGTCGCCATCGGGGAAGGCACGTCTTCCTCTGTCGCCTCGCAGATCAACGGCCTGGGCAGCAACCTGCTGATCGTCTCGCCAGGACAAGCGACGCAAGGCCGGGTCAGCCTGGGAGCCGGGTCGCTGAATACGTTGACGCTGGCCGACGCAGAAGCGATCGCAGAAAAGGAATCGGTCGCGGGCGTCGCCCCGAGCGTCAACGGCCGTGCCCAGATCGTCTGGGGCAGCAACAACTATTCCAGCATGCTGGAGGGGACAACCGCCGATTTTTTGCGCGTGCGCAATGCAGAGGTGGCACAAGGCCGGTTTTTCACGAACTTCGAGGTGACGCGGCAGTTTAACGTCGCCGTCGTAGGGACGGAGGTCGTCAGCAACTTGTTCAAGGACACGACGACGAACCCGGTGGGGCAGACGGTGCAGATCAATCGCGTGCCGTTTACGATCATCGGCGTGCTGAAAAGCCAGGGCAGCTCCGGTATGACGAACAACGACGACAGGATTCTCATTCCGATTACGACCGCGATGAGCCGACTGACAGGCGGCAAAAACGTCAGCACGATCTACGTCTCGGCTGCGTCCTCCGACACGATGGACGCGGCGCAGCAGGACATTCGCCAGACGCTGCGTGCCCAGCACAACCTGCGGCCGCAAGCGGCAGACGATTTTCGCATTACGTCCCAATCGGATATTCTCAGCACGGCGCAGGAAGTGTCCAGCTCGATGACGGCACTCTTGTCCGGCATTGCGGCGATCTCGCTGATCGTCGGGGGGATCGGGGTGATGAACATCATGCTCGTGTCCGTGACAGAGCGCACGCGCGAAATCGGGATTCGCAAGGCGATCGGGGCCAAGCGCCGGGATATTTTGCGCCAGTTTTTGATCGAGGCGGTTACGCTCAGCCTGATTGGCGGCATTTTGGGAATTGCCATCGGGGTAGGGGCCGCGCTCCTCATCAGCAAGCTCGGCTCGCTTGCGACCTCGATCAGCCTGACGCCGATTTTGTACGCGTTTTTGACCTCGTCTTTGGTTGGCGTGATCTTTGGCGTCTACCCGGCGCGCAAGGCAGCCCAACTGAAGCCGATCGACGCGCTTCGCTACGAATGA
- a CDS encoding nucleoside hydrolase, producing MAQKQRLLIDYSGGLDQALALWYALQSANVQVSGIVVTDAEPQRGIRLAQKLIELVQPNATIPVVAGASRPLFHRETDAQAGAAATSDGVSFLSELRHDSANPYTLVTLGRLTTVAMAMARNHEWTSALERLVVRGGAIRVPGDVTSVAEANLHADPEAAAFVLAARLPLLFVPLDATESLSAAEAYIDELAKRAKAAGLVTAAEAEAFFSAEKTASAVHALAAIMAAESPERIFVEQMKLAVECQSELSRGALLADLRAKPSVGTDAAVCVGIKAGAVLAGLQQLPEKGDGRS from the coding sequence ATGGCACAAAAACAGCGGCTGCTGATTGATTATAGCGGCGGGCTCGATCAAGCATTGGCGCTCTGGTATGCGCTGCAATCGGCAAACGTTCAGGTGAGCGGCATCGTCGTTACCGACGCAGAGCCGCAGCGCGGCATCAGGCTGGCGCAAAAGCTGATCGAGCTGGTGCAGCCAAATGCAACAATTCCGGTAGTGGCAGGTGCGAGCCGGCCGCTTTTTCACAGAGAAACAGACGCGCAGGCAGGGGCTGCTGCGACCAGTGACGGCGTGTCATTTTTGTCCGAGCTGAGGCACGATTCGGCCAATCCGTACACGCTGGTGACGCTGGGGCGTTTGACGACAGTGGCGATGGCAATGGCGAGGAACCACGAATGGACATCAGCGCTTGAACGGCTGGTCGTGCGGGGCGGCGCGATTCGCGTGCCGGGAGACGTGACGTCGGTCGCGGAAGCCAATCTGCACGCGGACCCGGAAGCGGCGGCGTTCGTCCTGGCAGCACGGCTGCCGCTTCTGTTCGTTCCGTTGGACGCGACGGAATCGCTGTCGGCGGCGGAGGCGTACATAGACGAGTTGGCAAAGCGTGCGAAGGCGGCTGGGCTTGTGACAGCAGCAGAGGCAGAGGCTTTCTTTTCCGCGGAAAAAACAGCTTCTGCCGTTCACGCGCTGGCAGCGATTATGGCAGCCGAGTCCCCTGAGCGCATTTTTGTCGAGCAAATGAAGCTTGCGGTCGAGTGCCAGAGCGAATTGTCGCGCGGCGCCCTGCTCGCCGATCTGAGGGCGAAACCAAGCGTGGGCACAGACGCGGCCGTGTGCGTAGGCATCAAAGCCGGGGCTGTGCTCGCAGGACTGCAGCAACTGCCGGAGAAAGGGGATGGACGATCGTGA
- a CDS encoding efflux RND transporter periplasmic adaptor subunit: MTQSEKKRTLFSGARNSKKKWIIVGLAVAVIAGGGVFGYRTLLTPERAQAAYQVVTVKRGDVSETVLASGTVQASKRSSLSFSDAEDAKDAISTIQVKIGDHVKAGQVLATMDDSVAKIQVTNAQANLLSAQAKLEDAQKRKSAAEISSLQAAVTQAKNELELAKQNIDGQKATNDVAKAKANLDNAQKTFDSQKKLFEAGAISQTEYDNAQDALEQAKRDYNSAVLTAGQTSSQSGVKVEQALASYQTAQEALKEAQEGPDSATILAAKAAVEQAKAELQKAQKALNAVTLRAPMDGVIVQLNGNVGEIPGNDFIIMDNSNSGELEVLAQISQSDIGKVKEGLPVSFTTSSYPDETFTGKVKLIYPEAKTDSGVTSYDVLLSVTNKDSKLKIGMTMNVTIELGTHKDVLYVPAYALQTQNGKDGVYLMSGSGNSAGAESGATEQSAAGKSEAKPEAGAERQAGQTGERTSAREGRMASMPYQFVPIKIGFFAADRVEVLEGLKEGDRVVVPISTSTSSSTSNQNGARMGGGMPGLGGFPGGGGVVQMRGR; the protein is encoded by the coding sequence GTGACGCAATCGGAGAAAAAGCGGACGTTGTTTTCGGGGGCGCGAAATAGCAAGAAAAAATGGATCATCGTCGGACTGGCTGTCGCGGTGATCGCAGGAGGGGGCGTGTTCGGCTACCGGACGCTTTTGACCCCGGAACGGGCACAGGCGGCGTATCAGGTCGTCACGGTGAAAAGGGGCGATGTTTCGGAAACCGTGCTGGCGTCCGGGACTGTGCAGGCTTCCAAGCGGTCCTCGCTCTCGTTTTCAGACGCAGAGGACGCCAAAGATGCCATCTCGACGATCCAGGTCAAAATCGGCGACCATGTAAAGGCTGGCCAGGTACTGGCTACGATGGATGATTCCGTCGCCAAAATCCAGGTGACCAACGCCCAGGCGAACCTTTTATCGGCACAAGCGAAGCTGGAGGATGCGCAAAAGCGCAAGAGCGCGGCGGAAATCAGCTCCCTGCAGGCGGCTGTCACCCAGGCGAAAAACGAGCTGGAGCTGGCGAAGCAAAATATCGACGGGCAAAAGGCGACGAACGACGTAGCCAAGGCGAAGGCGAATCTCGACAACGCCCAGAAGACGTTTGATTCGCAAAAGAAACTGTTTGAGGCGGGCGCGATCTCGCAGACCGAGTACGACAATGCGCAAGACGCTTTGGAGCAGGCGAAGCGGGATTACAATTCGGCTGTGCTGACGGCGGGGCAGACAAGCTCGCAGTCTGGCGTAAAGGTCGAGCAGGCACTCGCTTCCTATCAGACGGCACAGGAGGCGTTGAAAGAAGCGCAGGAAGGGCCGGATTCGGCGACGATTCTCGCGGCGAAGGCTGCGGTCGAGCAAGCGAAGGCCGAACTGCAAAAAGCGCAAAAGGCATTGAACGCCGTGACGCTGCGGGCGCCGATGGACGGCGTGATCGTCCAGTTGAACGGCAATGTCGGCGAAATTCCAGGCAATGATTTTATTATTATGGATAATTCCAACTCCGGCGAGCTAGAGGTGCTGGCCCAGATCAGCCAGAGCGACATCGGAAAAGTAAAAGAAGGCTTGCCCGTGTCGTTTACGACCAGCTCGTATCCGGATGAAACTTTTACGGGAAAAGTCAAGCTGATTTACCCGGAGGCGAAGACAGACTCCGGTGTCACGAGCTATGATGTGCTGCTCTCCGTCACCAACAAGGACAGCAAGCTGAAAATCGGGATGACGATGAACGTCACGATCGAGTTGGGAACGCACAAGGATGTGCTGTACGTACCGGCCTATGCTTTGCAGACGCAAAACGGCAAGGACGGCGTCTACCTGATGTCCGGAAGCGGAAACAGCGCCGGAGCCGAGAGCGGTGCGACCGAACAATCTGCAGCCGGGAAGTCCGAGGCCAAGCCGGAGGCGGGAGCAGAGCGGCAAGCGGGGCAGACGGGCGAGCGCACAAGCGCAAGAGAAGGCAGAATGGCTTCCATGCCGTACCAGTTCGTGCCGATCAAGATCGGATTTTTTGCGGCGGATCGCGTAGAAGTGCTGGAAGGTTTGAAGGAAGGGGACAGAGTCGTCGTTCCGATCAGCACAAGCACAAGCTCGTCGACGTCCAATCAGAACGGTGCCCGAATGGGAGGCGGAATGCCCGGCCTTGGCGGCTTCCCAGGTGGCGGAGGCGTCGTCCAGATGAGGGGACGATGA
- a CDS encoding HAMP domain-containing sensor histidine kinase has product MSEKKRISLFRYWTTRYLITLCIGLLVIGIASSYWINYSEKQKRLDFMRLMAAEVSDRVVDANGRVITAPFLFRLLDSRQESLRVNYKPFMVILDADHRAVFGGPGPFSSELRRMARDLVATDESMSQVELDRGEKLLFVKKSIQVNQQTVGWVMLFTPMQDLTRSTTEFQLLFTMLISLGLLGWLVIYLLTKKLSTPIKEVADAAKQIVMGNYDIHLEKDRREDEIYELIHSFKEMADRLRQLELMRTELLAGVTHELKTPVTSISGLVQAVKDDIVGGEEAKEFLEICSKETVRLQKMVEDLLDFNSFAVGDIRIRREQQNIYELVQEITHQWQIVQEVEQIELSIVKPEEPIIASTDPLRVQQILYNLLNNAAQAMDSAGKIVVSLSRTGDEIRIDVKDTGSGIPEAEQPLIFERFYRGEEKKHLVRGLGLGLSFSKMIAQALGGKLLLSESSRAGSTFTLLLRA; this is encoded by the coding sequence ATGAGTGAAAAAAAGCGCATTTCCCTGTTTCGCTATTGGACGACGCGGTATTTAATCACGCTCTGCATCGGCCTGTTGGTCATCGGCATCGCGTCCAGCTACTGGATCAACTACAGCGAAAAGCAAAAACGGCTGGACTTCATGCGGCTGATGGCAGCCGAGGTGTCGGATCGGGTGGTTGACGCCAACGGGCGGGTCATCACGGCGCCTTTCCTGTTCCGCCTGCTCGACAGTCGCCAGGAGTCGCTGCGCGTCAATTACAAGCCGTTCATGGTCATTTTGGATGCCGATCATCGCGCGGTGTTTGGCGGGCCGGGGCCGTTCAGCTCCGAGTTGAGGCGGATGGCCCGTGATCTGGTGGCAACGGATGAGAGCATGTCGCAGGTAGAACTGGACCGGGGAGAAAAGCTGCTGTTTGTGAAAAAAAGCATCCAGGTCAACCAGCAAACGGTGGGCTGGGTCATGCTGTTTACGCCCATGCAGGATTTGACCCGCAGCACGACGGAGTTTCAGCTTTTGTTCACGATGCTGATAAGCCTTGGCCTGCTGGGCTGGCTGGTCATCTACTTGCTGACGAAAAAGCTGTCGACGCCGATCAAGGAAGTGGCAGACGCGGCCAAGCAGATCGTCATGGGCAATTACGACATTCATCTGGAAAAAGACAGGCGCGAGGATGAGATTTACGAGCTGATCCACTCGTTCAAGGAAATGGCGGATCGCCTGCGGCAACTGGAGCTGATGCGCACCGAGCTGTTGGCCGGAGTGACGCATGAGCTGAAAACGCCCGTCACGTCGATCAGCGGGCTGGTACAGGCGGTCAAGGACGACATCGTCGGCGGCGAGGAGGCCAAAGAGTTTTTGGAGATTTGCTCGAAGGAGACAGTCCGCCTGCAAAAAATGGTCGAGGACTTGCTCGACTTCAACTCTTTTGCCGTCGGCGACATCCGCATTCGCCGCGAACAGCAAAACATATACGAGCTGGTGCAGGAAATTACCCATCAGTGGCAGATCGTGCAGGAGGTAGAGCAGATTGAGCTGTCCATCGTCAAGCCGGAGGAGCCGATCATCGCGAGCACCGATCCGCTGCGCGTGCAGCAAATTTTGTACAACCTGTTAAACAACGCCGCGCAGGCGATGGACTCGGCCGGAAAGATCGTCGTGTCCCTGTCTCGCACGGGCGATGAAATTCGCATTGATGTCAAAGATACAGGCTCGGGCATCCCGGAAGCGGAGCAGCCGCTTATTTTCGAGCGCTTTTACCGGGGCGAGGAAAAGAAGCATCTCGTCCGCGGGCTCGGCCTTGGCCTGTCGTTCAGCAAAATGATCGCGCAGGCGCTGGGGGGCAAGCTGCTGCTGTCCGAAAGCAGCAGGGCAGGGAGTACGTTTACGTTGCTTTTGCGCGCCTAG
- a CDS encoding ABC transporter ATP-binding protein: MRPVIQIEGLKKQYQIGDQEILALRGVSLTIEEGDFVAIMGPSGSGKSSMMNVIGCLDKPTAGEFYLDGHPVSEAHDDELAEIRNQKIGFVFQNFNLLPRTTAVENVELPLLYGGTPAKERRERAIRALTSVGLAERLNNKPNELSGGQQQRVSIARALVNDPVILLADEPTGALDTRTSEEIMGIFQRLNDEGKTVILVTHEPDIAEYAKRIVRFRDGQIIANEVVKERRRAWAEEVRT, from the coding sequence ATGAGACCAGTCATACAAATTGAAGGGCTGAAAAAGCAGTATCAGATCGGCGACCAGGAAATTTTGGCCTTGCGCGGCGTCAGCCTGACGATTGAAGAGGGCGACTTCGTGGCGATCATGGGGCCGTCCGGCTCGGGCAAATCGTCGATGATGAACGTGATCGGCTGCCTCGACAAGCCGACGGCGGGAGAGTTTTACTTGGACGGCCACCCTGTTTCCGAGGCGCACGATGACGAGCTGGCGGAGATTCGCAACCAGAAAATCGGCTTTGTTTTTCAAAACTTCAATCTGCTCCCGCGCACGACAGCGGTGGAAAACGTGGAGCTGCCGCTGTTGTACGGCGGCACGCCCGCCAAAGAGCGCAGGGAGAGAGCGATCAGGGCGCTGACCAGCGTGGGGCTGGCCGAGCGGTTGAACAACAAGCCGAACGAGCTGTCGGGCGGCCAGCAGCAGCGGGTATCAATTGCCCGGGCGCTGGTCAACGATCCGGTCATTTTGCTGGCGGACGAGCCGACTGGCGCCCTGGATACCAGGACGAGCGAAGAGATCATGGGCATTTTCCAGCGGCTTAACGACGAAGGCAAAACCGTCATCCTCGTCACGCATGAGCCGGATATTGCCGAGTATGCCAAGCGGATTGTCCGTTTTCGCGACGGCCAGATCATCGCCAATGAAGTGGTAAAAGAGCGCAGAAGAGCGTGGGCAGAGGAAGTGAGAACATGA
- a CDS encoding adenine deaminase, with protein MKQTETNHLEQVRAIFAILHGKKEADLLLKNLNILDVHGETVYHGSLLVYDKRIVALNPDESVIRVKEVFDGQGLYAIPGLIDAHLHFESQLAHPTALAEAMVPCGTTTIFAECLDLLSEAGEDGVRAAQNLFRDYDKLPYRLYAFAPRKKTAAWVTKEVLEMEPVIGLGEFEHFTYSKGDEDDFQKAAWVRAKGGFMNGHWGLTALPDMVLNYLPAIGVSNNHDVWNGDDIEKSIRYGFPTQIKFGVGSSEVIQTLLRSIVDRKFPTENFMLCTDNISIERLRKLGHMDWIISLCAQMGISPIKAIKWLPTIPPRRIIWTIRSAL; from the coding sequence ATGAAGCAAACAGAAACGAACCACCTTGAACAAGTCCGTGCGATTTTCGCTATTTTGCACGGCAAGAAGGAAGCCGACCTGCTATTAAAAAACCTGAATATTCTGGATGTGCATGGAGAAACCGTCTACCACGGCTCCCTGCTCGTTTACGACAAGCGAATCGTCGCGCTCAATCCGGACGAGTCGGTCATCCGGGTCAAAGAAGTGTTTGACGGGCAAGGGCTGTATGCAATCCCCGGCTTGATCGATGCCCACCTGCACTTCGAATCCCAGCTCGCCCACCCGACAGCGCTTGCGGAAGCGATGGTGCCGTGCGGGACTACGACGATTTTTGCCGAATGTCTCGACCTGCTCAGCGAGGCTGGCGAAGACGGGGTACGCGCCGCGCAAAACTTGTTCCGCGACTATGACAAGCTGCCTTACCGCCTGTACGCTTTTGCTCCCCGCAAAAAGACGGCGGCTTGGGTGACCAAGGAAGTGCTGGAGATGGAGCCGGTCATCGGGTTAGGCGAATTTGAGCACTTCACCTACAGCAAAGGCGATGAGGACGATTTCCAGAAAGCGGCCTGGGTGCGGGCAAAAGGCGGCTTCATGAACGGACACTGGGGCCTGACCGCTCTGCCGGACATGGTGCTGAACTACTTGCCTGCGATCGGGGTATCCAACAACCACGACGTCTGGAACGGCGACGACATCGAAAAAAGCATTCGCTACGGTTTCCCGACGCAGATCAAGTTCGGCGTCGGCAGCAGCGAAGTCATCCAGACGCTGTTGCGCTCCATCGTCGACCGCAAGTTCCCGACGGAAAACTTCATGCTCTGCACGGACAATATTTCGATTGAACGCTTGCGGAAGCTGGGCCACATGGATTGGATCATTTCGCTTTGCGCCCAGATGGGCATCAGTCCGATCAAGGCGATAAAATGGCTTCCTACAATACCGCCAAGGCGTATCATATGGACGATCAGATCGGCTCTTTGA
- the mscL gene encoding large conductance mechanosensitive channel protein MscL: MLKEFKEFALKGNVLDLAVGVVIGGAFGKIVTSLVNDIITPLIGLLLGKVDFTNLFIALNGVHYNTLAEAKNGGAATLNYGLFLNSVIDFLIIAFSIFIVIKQLNRFKRKQEVVKAPETTKECPHCITTIPIKATRCPHCTSMLDTNGAALAHE; the protein is encoded by the coding sequence ATGTTGAAAGAGTTCAAAGAGTTTGCGTTAAAAGGAAATGTGCTCGATCTGGCCGTCGGGGTTGTCATCGGGGGAGCCTTCGGCAAAATCGTGACTTCTTTGGTCAACGACATTATTACGCCGTTAATCGGTCTGCTTTTGGGCAAAGTTGATTTTACGAATCTGTTCATCGCGCTGAACGGCGTTCATTACAATACGCTTGCGGAAGCAAAAAACGGCGGGGCTGCAACCCTGAACTACGGACTTTTCCTGAATTCTGTCATTGATTTTCTGATTATCGCGTTTTCTATCTTCATCGTCATCAAGCAGTTGAACCGCTTCAAGCGCAAGCAGGAAGTGGTCAAAGCGCCGGAAACGACGAAGGAATGCCCGCATTGCATCACGACCATTCCGATCAAGGCGACCCGCTGCCCGCATTGCACCTCCATGCTCGATACAAACGGAGCGGCGTTGGCGCACGAATAA
- a CDS encoding adenine deaminase C-terminal domain-containing protein: protein MDDQIGSLTPGRFADIVSTDSLSQINPLYVFKDGELIAKDLSVIRRYADGKRHVVNGLFKGVYVEHGAVATSWPAPLPYFVVVGQDSAEMCYCAKVVDKYSGACIVTDNQTNKSVLPLEIYGVMANMTASELTKSADAIDAALEELGNRNEGEPVVNK, encoded by the coding sequence ATGGACGATCAGATCGGCTCTTTGACACCAGGCCGTTTTGCCGATATCGTTTCGACAGACAGCTTGTCGCAGATCAACCCGCTGTACGTCTTCAAAGACGGCGAACTGATTGCCAAGGACCTGTCCGTCATTCGCCGCTATGCCGATGGCAAGCGCCACGTCGTCAACGGCTTGTTTAAAGGCGTGTACGTCGAGCACGGCGCCGTGGCAACCTCCTGGCCCGCTCCGCTCCCCTACTTTGTCGTCGTCGGACAGGACAGTGCGGAGATGTGCTACTGCGCCAAAGTAGTGGACAAGTATTCGGGAGCGTGCATCGTGACCGACAACCAGACTAACAAAAGCGTACTGCCGCTGGAAATCTACGGCGTGATGGCAAACATGACCGCAAGCGAGCTGACCAAAAGCGCCGACGCGATTGACGCCGCGCTGGAGGAACTGGGCAACCGCAACGAAGGTGAGCCTGTCGTGAACAAGTGA